The nucleotide window GATGCCGATGGATTACGTCTTCTCGCGCTTCCCGCGCCTCGTTCGCGATCTCGCGACCAAGCTCGGCAAGCAGATCGAGCTCGTGACGTTCGGTCAGGCGACCGAACTCGACAAGAGCCTGATCGAGCGCATCATCGATCCGCTCACCCACCTCGTGCGCAACAGTCTCGATCACGGCATCGAAACCACGGAACTGCGCGTGGCGTCGGGCAAGGACCCGGTCGGCCAACTGGTGCTGTCGGCGGCCCATCAGGGCGGCAATATCGTGATCGAAGTGAGCGACGACGGCGCGGGCCTGCGTCGCGAAAAGATTCTTGCCAAGGCGCAGCAGCAAGGACTGCCGGTCTCGGATTCGATGTCGGACGAGGAAGTCTGGCAACTGATCTTCATGCCCGGCTTCTCCACGGCCGAAGCGGTGACCGACGTGTCGGGCCGTGGCGTGGGCATGGACGTCGTCAAGCGCAACATCCAGCAGATGGGCGGGCACGTCGAGATTCTGTCCACGCGCGGCAAGGGCACCACGATCCGCATCGTGCTCCCGCTCACGCTGGCCATTCTGGACGGCATGTCGGTCAAGGTCGGCCCGGAGATCTTCATCCTGCCGCTGAACTTCGTGATGGAGTCGCTGCAGCCGCGCCGCGACGACATTCGCGCCGTGACGGGCGAAGGCCAGGTCGTGCTGGTGCGAGGCGAGTACCTGCCGCTCGTGGAGCTGCATCGTGCGTTCGACGTGCCCGATGCGCGCCTCGACCCGACGCAGGGGATCATCGTGATCCTTCAGGCGGAAGGCCGCCGCTTCGCGTTGCTCGTCGACGAGCTGGTCGGTCAGCAGCAGGTCGTGGTGAAGAACCTCGAAACCAATTACCGCCGTATTCACGGTATTTCCGCCGCCACCATCATGGGTGACGGCAGCGTGGCATTGATCGTCGACGTGGCGGCGCTCCAGCGCGGCCAGCGCTCGGCGGCGGCCACGATCTTCAACTGAAGTCGGAGACGCGTCAGATGGACAACCTTTCGCAAGAGCACGCCGTGTCGCGCCAGGGCGGCGCGATGCAGACCGATGGCGACGGTCAGGAATTTCTCGTCTTCACGCTCGGTGAGGAGGAGTACGGCATCGACATTCTGAAAGTGCAGGAAATTCGCGGCTACGACGCCGTCACGCGCATCGCCAATGCGCCGGATTTCATCAAGGGTGTGATCAATCTGCGCGGCATCATCGTGCCGATCGTGGACATGCGCATCAAATTCCGTCTGGGCCGCGTGGAATACGACACGCAAACGGTCGTGATCATCCTGAACGTGGCGGGGCGCGTGGTCGGCATGGTCGTCGACGGCGTGTCCGACGTGCTCACGCTCGCACGCGGCGAAATCAAGCCGGCCCCCGAGTTCGGCGCGCAACTGGCCACCGAGTACATCACGGGCCTGGGCACGGTCGAAGGCCGCATGCTGATCCTGATGGACATCGAAAAGCTGATGACCAGCTCGGACATGGCGCTGATCGAGCGTCTGGCGAGCTGAACGACCGGATGACGCCGACGGCATGACGTCGAACGCCGGCGCGGGACGAGACACCCGCGGCGCCACCTCACAGACATAACCCATTCACCCAACGTCCACGGAGACCGAGCAAGTGCGCGATAACCAGCCCGTTACCCAGAACGAATTCGTCATCGGCGAGCATCAGTACCTGATCTCACGGACGGATCTGAAGGGGCGGATCACGTATGCGAATCCCGCCTTCGTGGAGGTGAGTGGCTATTCGCGCGAGGAATTGCTGGGGTCGCCGCACAACATCGTACGCCATCCGGACATGCCGCCCGAAGCGTTCGGCGATCTCTGGGAAACGGTCAAGCGCGGCGACACGTGGACCGGGCTGGTCAAGAATCGCCGCAAGAACGGCGACTTCTACTGGGTGCTGGCGACAGTCACGCCCACGATGGATAACGGCGCGGTCGTGGGGTATACGTCCGTGCGCGTGCGCCCGGCAGCCGGGGCGACGGCGCAGGCCGAAGCCATCTATGCGCGCTTTCGCAGCGGCCAGGCGGGCAACCTGCGCATTCGCGGCGGACAGGTGGAGCGCGGCGGCATTCACGCATTGCTGCGCAAGATCCGCCTGGACACGCTGCGCGCGCGCCTGACCGGCATCATCGTGCTCGGCGCGATTCTGCTCGCACTGGTCGGCGGTCTCGGCCTGTGGGGGGTGTCGAGCAGCAACGACAAGCTGCTCAGGGTGTATCAGAACGGCATGGTACCGGTGGCTACGCTGGGTACGATCGGGCAGAAGCTCGACCGCGACGTGTTGCTCGTGGCCGAAGCCGTGGGCAGCCCGAACCTCGACGCGATGAAGCGCGCGGGCGACGAGATCGCGAGCAGCCTCGACGACATCAACCGCCAATGGGCGGAATACATGAAGACGGCCGATCCGGCCACGCGGGCGCAGGCCGAGCGGTTCGACGTGATCCGCCAGCGGTTCACCACCGACGGTCTTCTGCAGACGGTGGAGATGCTGCGCGCCGGTTCCGCCGAGGGCGCCCAGCAGACGTATCTGGAGAAAGTGAAGCCGGCCTACGGCCCGATGCGGGACGAACTCAACGCGCTCACGCGCCTCGAGCTCACCCAGGCGACCGATCTGTACCAGCACGCGCAGAAGGAGCACACGGTCGTGCGTGTGGCGACGGCCGTCGCGGTCGTCGGCGGCATCGTCGTGCTGTTCCTGCTCGGCAGCGTCCTGCGTCGCGCGATCAATCATCCGCTGCGCGTTGCGCTCTCCATGTCCAAGCAGATCGCCGCGGGTGACCTGACCGGCAGGGCCGAGAGCACGGGGCGCGACGAGATCGGCCAATTGCTGTTCGGACTGTCGGTCATGAAGAACAGCCTGCTCTCGATCGTCTCGGACGTGCGCGAGGGCATCGAATCGATCAACATCGCCTCGCGCGAGATTGCGGCGGGCAATACCGATCTTTCCGCCCGCACGGAGCAACAGGCCGCGTCGCTCGAACAGACGGCGTCGTCGATGGAAGAGCTCACGGCCACGGTCAAGCAGAACGCCGATAACGCCAAGCAGGCGAGCGCGCTGGCCGTCAATGCCTCGGAGATCGCCGCGCGCGGCGGCCAGGTGGTCGGCAACGTCGTCGACACCATGCAGGGCATCTCGTCGAGCTCGCACAAGATCGTCGACATCATCAGCGTGATCGAAGGCATTGCCTTCCAGACCAACATTCTGGCGCTCAATGCGGCGGTGGAAGCGGCGCGCGCGGGCGAGCAGGGTCGCGGCTTCGCGGTGGTGGCGGGCGAAGTGCGCACGCTGGCGCAGCGCAGCGCGGCGGCGGCCAAGGAAATCAAGGTGCTCATCGAAGACTCGGTCGGGCGCGTGGAAAACGGCTCGGCGCTGGTGGCGCAGGCCGGCAAGACGATGGACGAGATCGTGCAGGCCGTGCAGCGCGTCACCGACATCATGGGCGAGATTTCGGCGGCGTCGGCCGAGCAGTCAGGCGGCATCGAGCAGGTCAATCGCGCCGTGACGCAGATGGACGAAGTCACGCAGCAGAACGCGGCGCTGGTCGAGGAAGCGGCGGCGGCGGCCGGCTCGCTGGAAGACCAGGCGCATCGACTGCGCGACGCCGTGTCGGTGTTCCGCGTAGGCGACAGCCTCAAGGCGGCCGGGGCGACCGGCGCTGCGGGCGCTGCGGGCGCGGCGGGCGCGGCGGCGGCGCATTCGTCCCCCCGTGCGGTGCAGGCGACTCAGGCCACTCAGGCGCATCAGGCAAAGCGCGTCGCAACGAAAACGCAGGTGGCATCGGCCGCCGCACCGGCCCGCGCGAGCGCGGGCGGCGGCGCTTCGCGCACGGCCACGCGCCGTCCGCAGGCTTCCACCGCACCGGCCGCACCGGCCCCGTCGGCGTCATCTGCCGCGGATGGCCAGGTGCTGCAACTGGCGGAGCGTCGCGGCAAGGCGCCGGCGGGCGGGGCCGCAGGGGGAGCTTCAGGCGTCAAGGCGAGCGACCCGGGCGATTGGGAAGAATTTTGACCGTCGATTGATTCGGAAAGTTGGGATGGATACACCGGCGATGAGCCGGTCTTCAGGGGGTAGAGGTCGTTATGTTTAAGAATGTCACCATCCGGGCCCGGCTGACGCTGGCGCTTGGACTCTTCATGGTGCTGCTGGTCGTCGGCGCCGCAGTGGGCCTCGTGTCGCTGCGACAGAGCAACGCCTCGCTGCAGGAAATCTATTCCAACGACATGGCGTCGTCGCGTTCGCTCGCGCAGACCACCATCTCGACGCTGGCCGCGCGCGTGACGCTCTCTCGCATCGAGTTCATTGCCGACCCGACCGAGATCAAGACAGCGATCGACAGCGTACGCATCAACCTCAAGAAGGCGGACGACGCATGGGGCAATTACGCCGCGTTGCCGATGAGCGAGGGCGAAAAGCCACTGGCCGACGCCGTCATCGCCGCACGCGGCAAGGTGACCAACGAAGGCATTCTGCCCGCGCTCAAGGCCATCGAATCCGGCGATATCCCCGACTTCCACGCCAAGACGGTGATGGACGTGCCGCGCCTGTTCGCCGATTACACGAAGGCGATGACGGCGCTGGCCGACCTGCAGGTGAAGAACGCCGAAGCGCGCTATCTCGCGGCGCAGGCACGCTACACGATGGTGATGTGGATGGTCGGCATCGGCCTCGGCCTGGGCCTGATCGTCGGCCTTATTACGCAGATCACGCTCACGCGCGCCATCGTCGGTCCGATCGACGACGCCATCAAGCATTTCGAGAAGATCGCCAACGGTGACCTCACGCAGCGCATCGACGTGTGGAACGACACCGAGACCGGCCGCCTGTTCAAGGGCGTGAAGCACATGCAGGAAAGCCTTGTGCGCACGGTGGCCGAAGTGCGCTCCGGCACCGAGTCGATTACCTCGGCCGCGCAGCAGATCGCCGCGGGCAACACCGATCTGTCGGCGCGCACCGAGCAGCAGGCCGCGTCGCTGGAAGAAACCGCCTCGTCGATGGAGCAGCTCACGGCGACGGTTCGCCAGAACGCCGACAACGCGCGCCAGGCCAGCCAGCTCGCGGTCAACGCTTCCGAGATCGCCATGCGCGGTGGTCAGGTGTCGAGCCAGGTTGGCGAGACCATGGAGGGTATCTCCAGCAGCTCGAACAAGATCGTCGACATCATCAGCGTGATCGACGGCATCGCCTTCCAGACCAACATTCTGGCGCTCAATGCCGCGGTGGAAGCGGCGCGCGCGGGCGAGCAGGGTCGTGGCTTCGCGGTGGTGGCGGGCGAAGTGCGTACGCTGGCGCAGCGCAGCGCGGCGGCGGCCAAGGAAATCAAGGCGCTGATCGAAGATTCGGCGCGCCGCGTGCAGGACGGCACGGGCCTCGTCGCCCAGCAAGGTCAGACGATGGGCGAGATCGTTCAGGCCGTCAAACGCGTGACGGACATCATGGGCGAGATCTCGGCGGCGTCGGCCGAACAGTCGAGCGGCATCGAGCAGGTCAACCGCGCGATCACGCAGATGGACGAAGTCACGCAGCAGAATGCCGCGCTGGTCGAGGAAGCCGCGGCGGCGGCCGGCTCGATGGAAGAGCAGGCCAATCGCCTGAAGTCGGTCGTTTCGGTATTCCGTCTGGATGCGTCGCAAGCGGCGTCGGCCCATGCGGCGCCCGCTCTGGCGGCGCTGCCCGCGGCGCGCCCGGCGGTGAAGAAGGCGGCCGCGCCGGCAGCGCCGGCAGCACCGGCCGCGTCGGCTGCGACGCCGGGCCCGGCGCCCACGGCCAAGGCGGCACCGGCGCCGCTACGCAAGCCGGCACCCGCCGCGCCAGCCGCTGCTCGCACGGGGACGGACGACGCGAACGGCGACTGGGAAACCTTCTGATCGCATGACGGGCGTCGCGCAGGCGACGCCCTGGCAACACCCTACAGGAACGGTGCACGTGTTTCGCCCGGCGCAGTCCGGAC belongs to Pandoraea pnomenusa and includes:
- a CDS encoding chemotaxis protein CheW, whose product is MDNLSQEHAVSRQGGAMQTDGDGQEFLVFTLGEEEYGIDILKVQEIRGYDAVTRIANAPDFIKGVINLRGIIVPIVDMRIKFRLGRVEYDTQTVVIILNVAGRVVGMVVDGVSDVLTLARGEIKPAPEFGAQLATEYITGLGTVEGRMLILMDIEKLMTSSDMALIERLAS
- a CDS encoding methyl-accepting chemotaxis protein, which encodes MRDNQPVTQNEFVIGEHQYLISRTDLKGRITYANPAFVEVSGYSREELLGSPHNIVRHPDMPPEAFGDLWETVKRGDTWTGLVKNRRKNGDFYWVLATVTPTMDNGAVVGYTSVRVRPAAGATAQAEAIYARFRSGQAGNLRIRGGQVERGGIHALLRKIRLDTLRARLTGIIVLGAILLALVGGLGLWGVSSSNDKLLRVYQNGMVPVATLGTIGQKLDRDVLLVAEAVGSPNLDAMKRAGDEIASSLDDINRQWAEYMKTADPATRAQAERFDVIRQRFTTDGLLQTVEMLRAGSAEGAQQTYLEKVKPAYGPMRDELNALTRLELTQATDLYQHAQKEHTVVRVATAVAVVGGIVVLFLLGSVLRRAINHPLRVALSMSKQIAAGDLTGRAESTGRDEIGQLLFGLSVMKNSLLSIVSDVREGIESINIASREIAAGNTDLSARTEQQAASLEQTASSMEELTATVKQNADNAKQASALAVNASEIAARGGQVVGNVVDTMQGISSSSHKIVDIISVIEGIAFQTNILALNAAVEAARAGEQGRGFAVVAGEVRTLAQRSAAAAKEIKVLIEDSVGRVENGSALVAQAGKTMDEIVQAVQRVTDIMGEISAASAEQSGGIEQVNRAVTQMDEVTQQNAALVEEAAAAAGSLEDQAHRLRDAVSVFRVGDSLKAAGATGAAGAAGAAGAAAAHSSPRAVQATQATQAHQAKRVATKTQVASAAAPARASAGGGASRTATRRPQASTAPAAPAPSASSAADGQVLQLAERRGKAPAGGAAGGASGVKASDPGDWEEF
- a CDS encoding methyl-accepting chemotaxis protein; the protein is MFKNVTIRARLTLALGLFMVLLVVGAAVGLVSLRQSNASLQEIYSNDMASSRSLAQTTISTLAARVTLSRIEFIADPTEIKTAIDSVRINLKKADDAWGNYAALPMSEGEKPLADAVIAARGKVTNEGILPALKAIESGDIPDFHAKTVMDVPRLFADYTKAMTALADLQVKNAEARYLAAQARYTMVMWMVGIGLGLGLIVGLITQITLTRAIVGPIDDAIKHFEKIANGDLTQRIDVWNDTETGRLFKGVKHMQESLVRTVAEVRSGTESITSAAQQIAAGNTDLSARTEQQAASLEETASSMEQLTATVRQNADNARQASQLAVNASEIAMRGGQVSSQVGETMEGISSSSNKIVDIISVIDGIAFQTNILALNAAVEAARAGEQGRGFAVVAGEVRTLAQRSAAAAKEIKALIEDSARRVQDGTGLVAQQGQTMGEIVQAVKRVTDIMGEISAASAEQSSGIEQVNRAITQMDEVTQQNAALVEEAAAAAGSMEEQANRLKSVVSVFRLDASQAASAHAAPALAALPAARPAVKKAAAPAAPAAPAASAATPGPAPTAKAAPAPLRKPAPAAPAAARTGTDDANGDWETF